One window of the Myxococcus virescens genome contains the following:
- a CDS encoding helix-turn-helix transcriptional regulator, producing the protein MNEELATRIGSAAREARTQLGLTQAEVAEKLGLAHMVYSRLERGKMLPSVQTLLRMCAVLRIGSDELLGLADAEEGKGARGPGGAPRLRQLTGLARKMDEEQLDALVKVAQVLLR; encoded by the coding sequence ATGAACGAAGAACTGGCGACCCGTATTGGAAGTGCCGCCCGAGAGGCCCGGACGCAGCTCGGGCTCACGCAGGCGGAAGTGGCCGAGAAGCTGGGCCTGGCGCACATGGTCTACAGCCGCCTGGAGCGCGGGAAGATGCTGCCCAGCGTGCAGACGCTGCTGCGGATGTGCGCGGTGCTGCGCATCGGCTCGGACGAGCTGCTGGGGCTCGCGGACGCGGAGGAGGGGAAGGGGGCGCGAGGGCCGGGCGGAGCGCCCAGGCTGCGGCAGCTCACCGGCCTCGCGCGAAAGATGGACGAGGAGCAGCTCGACGCCCTCGTGAAGGTGGCCCAGGTGCTGCTGCGTTGA
- a CDS encoding DUF2381 family protein, which translates to MLVLATGAATTQPSPTVSGLGVRRVEISAEPSSAVPPPEVQISPRMSTSFEFDSALDPAKVVLESEERFSLVDLGRSTLRLVPSEQLLPGERLRLTVRFQDGSVPLGAAFVLVAHPARGERIVEVWRQARTAESYQQEAKEARAEAQQCHEENARLRAEQREPSGIAGLLANGVIQKEEGVAAKLLRVNEEVRQHPGNALWAHRAWSYRAPVRVAVAVEFENPDAANLWTAEGASLVSKPGTSLKILTVWQTAPISRYPFGRVVVEAEVTPDAAQGPFTLKLWGPGGLRAITLSGVTFP; encoded by the coding sequence GTGCTCGTGCTCGCGACAGGAGCCGCGACCACCCAACCGTCTCCCACGGTCTCGGGCCTTGGGGTGCGCCGCGTCGAAATCTCGGCGGAGCCATCCTCGGCGGTGCCGCCCCCCGAGGTTCAGATAAGCCCACGGATGTCCACGTCATTCGAGTTCGACTCCGCCCTGGATCCGGCGAAGGTCGTGCTCGAAAGCGAAGAGCGCTTTTCGCTCGTGGACCTCGGGCGAAGCACGCTCCGGCTGGTGCCCTCGGAGCAGCTCCTACCCGGTGAGCGCCTACGGCTGACGGTGCGATTCCAGGATGGCTCGGTCCCCCTCGGTGCGGCCTTCGTCCTCGTCGCCCACCCCGCGCGCGGCGAGCGCATCGTCGAGGTGTGGCGACAGGCGCGCACGGCGGAGTCCTACCAGCAGGAGGCGAAGGAGGCCCGAGCGGAGGCCCAGCAGTGCCACGAGGAGAACGCGCGGCTGAGGGCGGAGCAGCGGGAACCGAGCGGCATCGCGGGCCTCCTGGCCAACGGTGTCATCCAAAAGGAGGAGGGCGTCGCCGCGAAGCTCCTCCGCGTCAACGAAGAGGTTCGTCAGCATCCAGGCAACGCACTCTGGGCACACCGGGCTTGGAGCTATCGCGCCCCTGTTCGCGTGGCCGTAGCGGTGGAGTTCGAGAACCCGGACGCCGCGAACCTCTGGACGGCGGAAGGTGCATCGCTGGTGAGCAAGCCGGGCACGTCCCTGAAGATCCTGACCGTCTGGCAAACGGCTCCCATCTCGCGCTATCCGTTCGGCCGCGTCGTGGTGGAAGCGGAAGTGACGCCGGATGCGGCGCAGGGGCCGTTCACCCTGAAGCTGTGGGGGCCGGGCGGGCTGCGCGCCATCACGCTCTCCGGCGTGACGTTCCCGTAG
- a CDS encoding serine/threonine-protein kinase, translated as MTDDRTPPHETQFADPPPENSSDLERARPGLRFTIDTTTYAALRTLKRRGNGEVVLLAERHLPHGLAGHVTLKRLRNPASFERCQRLIEEVQLAFRLHHPAIAQVHHLKIHADRPHIIAEYVDGPTLDTVISLATMRERPLSAAFALYIAAEIADALHHAHTLRDSENRPLGIIHRDVAPRNIRVARSGEVKVTDFGAAYSLMVGREETPGLLLKGDVAYASPEYLLRKPMDGRSDIFSLGLVLMEMLTCKHLFDLEDAQAPSAALDVKTEEVPSVPLTQMIALVSRYRSEDVEHAMAGLPDALKAIIHKALQRKPSERYTSAAELRDALRAALATQSQPFGRKEAAEELARMLSDASVLRDRVELDEAGIFPEGLDADEATPAPNAK; from the coding sequence ATGACCGATGACCGCACGCCGCCCCACGAAACGCAGTTCGCGGACCCTCCGCCGGAGAACAGCTCCGACCTGGAGCGCGCCCGACCCGGGCTCCGGTTCACCATCGACACCACCACCTACGCGGCCCTCCGCACGCTGAAGCGGCGGGGCAATGGGGAGGTGGTACTCCTGGCCGAGCGTCACCTCCCCCATGGGCTCGCCGGGCACGTCACCCTCAAGCGCCTGCGTAATCCCGCCTCCTTCGAGCGCTGCCAGCGGCTCATCGAGGAGGTCCAGCTCGCCTTCCGCCTCCACCACCCGGCCATCGCCCAGGTCCATCACCTGAAAATCCACGCCGACAGGCCGCACATCATCGCGGAGTATGTGGACGGCCCCACGCTGGACACCGTCATCAGCCTCGCCACCATGCGCGAGCGGCCGCTCTCCGCAGCCTTCGCCCTCTACATCGCCGCCGAGATTGCCGATGCCCTCCACCACGCGCACACGCTGAGGGATTCGGAGAACCGGCCGCTGGGCATCATCCACCGCGACGTCGCCCCCCGGAACATCCGCGTGGCCCGGAGCGGCGAGGTGAAGGTGACGGACTTCGGCGCCGCCTACTCGCTCATGGTGGGCCGGGAGGAGACCCCGGGCCTCCTGCTCAAGGGCGACGTGGCGTACGCCTCGCCCGAGTACCTGCTCCGCAAGCCCATGGATGGCCGGTCCGATATCTTCTCGCTGGGCCTCGTCCTCATGGAGATGCTGACGTGCAAGCACCTCTTCGACCTGGAGGACGCGCAAGCCCCCAGCGCCGCCCTGGACGTGAAGACGGAGGAGGTGCCCTCCGTGCCCCTCACGCAGATGATCGCGCTCGTCAGCCGCTACCGCTCCGAGGACGTGGAGCACGCGATGGCGGGCCTGCCGGACGCGCTCAAAGCCATCATCCACAAGGCCCTCCAGCGTAAGCCCTCCGAGCGCTACACCTCGGCCGCCGAGCTGCGCGATGCCCTGCGGGCGGCGCTCGCGACACAGTCCCAGCCCTTCGGACGGAAGGAGGCGGCTGAAGAGCTGGCGCGGATGCTGTCGGACGCCTCCGTCCTGCGCGACCGGGTGGAGCTGGACGAAGCGGGCATCTTCCCCGAGGGCCTGGACGCCGACGAAGCAACTCCCGCGCCGAACGCGAAGTGA
- a CDS encoding helix-turn-helix domain-containing protein, with protein sequence MYAKLSQRIGAQVRAARHRAGLSQAQVAEAIHVPTLVLSRLERGRLLPSLPTLVDLCGVLRVSVDLLLSGEGLAFPAPEGAGR encoded by the coding sequence ATGTACGCGAAGCTCTCCCAGCGGATTGGAGCCCAGGTCCGCGCTGCCCGGCATCGAGCGGGCCTGTCGCAGGCCCAGGTGGCCGAGGCCATCCACGTGCCGACGCTGGTGCTCAGTCGCCTGGAGCGCGGCAGGTTGTTGCCCAGCCTCCCCACGCTGGTGGACCTGTGCGGCGTCCTTCGTGTCTCCGTGGACCTCCTTCTGAGCGGTGAGGGCCTGGCGTTTCCCGCGCCCGAGGGGGCCGGCCGGTAG
- a CDS encoding serine/threonine-protein kinase has protein sequence MSPRLHPVVPPGTDIGGYLVEERLGAGGFGAVYRARRGERSSALKLIPLWGLAEWAEREVAILLRLKHANLVRIRGHGQWPDEAPQSFFIVMDYVEGRRLDVWATEENPSAREVLRKVLGVARGLGAAHRAKVVHRDLKESNVVVRDSDGEAVVVDFGAGGYESAPSITGGVLPPGTLEYRAPEAWRFQQEHGDERGRSYQPGPSDDLYALGVVLYWLLTGRQPFLPDEAEGVEAVLNRAPKQPQALNPRVPGALGDVCMRLLAKTPEERHPDADTLCAELESLLAQADEAWDEKLCDAHGADTATTLAEAPQAVEDELAQWLKRRKARPRRGPRPPRGGDAYEPDANAVAIPFEPTPAARAGHSKALRVAAWMALVVVLIVGGLVLSRGLMPSSPPAARHGMAPHAHVTVGSPPGGSAFALASWTPGQEVAAPWRPLEADEAAGSLDGASTLAAVAVPATYSKEKASVKMKKDTGMLPQPEPQRLRGTAVGKALGLGVAACLSMACPGSQVRPTLPPEDCPPGAIEAMEQLGLFTPGLERPSTTFDLSPSKGGRNIKVREGTTTVRMGVTWGRMPSQTLFSGQLLVGPERVYGRLTEARTPKNERIPVCVQFVEPEDGRIGLLKMEPTRAPGTATVYSALDLKAVRRFE, from the coding sequence GTGAGCCCGCGTCTGCATCCCGTCGTGCCCCCGGGCACGGACATTGGCGGGTACCTGGTGGAGGAGCGGCTGGGGGCCGGGGGATTCGGCGCCGTGTACCGCGCCCGGCGTGGAGAGCGGAGCTCCGCGCTCAAGCTCATCCCGCTCTGGGGGCTGGCCGAGTGGGCGGAGCGCGAGGTGGCCATCCTCCTGCGGCTCAAGCACGCCAACCTGGTGCGCATCCGTGGACACGGCCAGTGGCCGGACGAGGCGCCCCAGTCCTTCTTCATCGTCATGGACTACGTGGAGGGGCGCCGCCTGGACGTGTGGGCCACGGAGGAGAACCCCTCGGCCCGTGAAGTCCTGCGCAAGGTGCTCGGCGTGGCGCGCGGGCTGGGCGCCGCGCACCGGGCGAAGGTGGTGCACCGGGACTTGAAGGAGAGCAACGTCGTCGTGCGCGACTCGGACGGCGAGGCGGTGGTGGTGGACTTCGGCGCGGGCGGGTACGAGAGCGCCCCCAGCATCACCGGCGGCGTGCTCCCGCCGGGCACCCTGGAGTACCGCGCGCCCGAGGCCTGGCGCTTCCAGCAGGAGCACGGCGACGAGCGTGGCCGCTCCTACCAGCCCGGCCCCTCGGATGACCTGTACGCGCTGGGCGTCGTGCTCTATTGGCTCCTGACGGGCAGGCAGCCCTTCCTGCCGGACGAGGCCGAGGGCGTGGAGGCCGTGCTCAACCGCGCCCCCAAACAGCCCCAGGCGCTCAACCCGCGCGTCCCCGGGGCCCTCGGCGACGTGTGCATGCGCCTGCTGGCCAAGACGCCCGAGGAGCGGCACCCCGACGCCGACACGCTGTGCGCGGAGCTGGAGTCCCTGCTGGCCCAGGCGGACGAAGCCTGGGACGAGAAGCTCTGTGACGCCCATGGCGCGGACACCGCCACCACGCTCGCGGAGGCGCCGCAAGCAGTCGAAGACGAGCTGGCGCAGTGGCTGAAGCGGCGCAAGGCCCGGCCTCGTCGCGGGCCTCGTCCGCCACGAGGTGGGGACGCATACGAACCCGATGCAAACGCGGTGGCCATCCCGTTCGAGCCGACGCCCGCGGCACGCGCCGGACATTCCAAGGCCCTGCGCGTGGCTGCCTGGATGGCGCTCGTGGTGGTCTTGATTGTGGGCGGGCTGGTGCTCTCGCGCGGACTGATGCCCTCCTCCCCTCCTGCCGCACGTCACGGGATGGCACCCCATGCCCATGTCACCGTGGGCTCGCCCCCCGGCGGATCCGCGTTCGCGCTCGCATCCTGGACTCCCGGTCAGGAAGTGGCGGCACCCTGGAGGCCACTGGAAGCTGACGAGGCCGCAGGCTCGCTCGATGGAGCATCCACCCTTGCGGCCGTCGCCGTTCCCGCGACGTATTCCAAGGAGAAGGCCTCCGTGAAGATGAAGAAGGACACCGGCATGCTCCCCCAGCCCGAGCCGCAGCGCCTCCGGGGCACAGCCGTTGGCAAGGCGCTTGGCCTGGGTGTCGCGGCCTGCCTTTCGATGGCGTGCCCTGGCTCCCAGGTGCGCCCGACGCTGCCTCCCGAGGATTGCCCTCCAGGGGCCATTGAGGCCATGGAGCAACTCGGCCTCTTCACCCCCGGACTCGAGCGGCCTTCAACCACCTTCGACCTGAGCCCCAGCAAAGGTGGCAGAAACATCAAGGTCCGTGAGGGCACGACCACGGTCCGCATGGGAGTCACTTGGGGACGCATGCCTTCGCAGACCCTGTTCTCCGGGCAGCTCCTCGTCGGTCCAGAGCGGGTCTACGGACGACTCACCGAGGCACGTACTCCCAAGAATGAGCGTATCCCCGTCTGCGTGCAGTTCGTTGAACCGGAGGACGGCCGCATCGGACTCCTGAAGATGGAGCCCACCCGAGCTCCCGGCACGGCCACCGTCTACTCCGCCCTGGATTTGAAGGCCGTGCGCCGCTTCGAGTGA